Proteins encoded by one window of Martelella endophytica:
- a CDS encoding ammonium transporter: MSSKLKLIAGAAALGAVAFALPALAQDETVIDLSTATGVSPATAEVFNTLLFLVMGFLVMWMAAGFAMLEMGLVRKKNASMQGLKNVAIYAIGGLMFWFTGYNLMYTGVDGGFIGSFGPYVFPGPGMDDGSAGYSVASDWFFQMVFCATTASIVSGTVAERIKLWPFLVFTVILTGILYPITGSWQWGGGWLSEMGFSDFAGSTLVHSVGGWAALAGALVLGPRLGKYGTDGSVHPMPGSNIPLAVLGTFILWLGWFGFNGGSQLALGSIADAGDVSKIFVNTNLAACAGAVIVMILLQIIYKKVDVTMVLNGALAGLVSITAEPLTPSVPAALFIGAIGGVIVVAVVPLLDKLKIDDVVGAIPVHLCAGIWGTFIVPLTNDGTSFGTQIIGIVAIGVFTFVVSLVIWFILKAIMGIRVSPEEETEGLDKAEIGVEAYPEFM; this comes from the coding sequence ATGTCTTCCAAACTCAAACTCATTGCGGGCGCTGCTGCACTTGGTGCGGTTGCCTTTGCCCTTCCCGCGCTTGCGCAGGATGAGACCGTGATCGACCTTTCCACGGCCACGGGTGTATCGCCGGCGACCGCCGAAGTCTTCAACACCCTGCTCTTCCTCGTGATGGGCTTCCTGGTCATGTGGATGGCCGCGGGCTTCGCCATGCTCGAAATGGGCCTGGTGCGCAAGAAGAACGCCTCGATGCAGGGCCTCAAGAACGTCGCCATCTATGCCATCGGCGGCCTGATGTTCTGGTTCACCGGCTATAACCTGATGTACACCGGCGTCGACGGCGGCTTCATCGGTTCGTTCGGCCCCTACGTCTTCCCGGGCCCGGGCATGGATGACGGCTCTGCCGGTTATTCGGTCGCTTCCGACTGGTTCTTCCAGATGGTGTTCTGCGCCACGACCGCTTCGATCGTTTCCGGTACCGTTGCCGAGCGCATCAAGCTGTGGCCGTTCCTGGTCTTCACCGTCATCCTGACTGGTATCCTCTACCCGATCACCGGTTCCTGGCAGTGGGGCGGCGGCTGGTTGTCCGAAATGGGCTTCTCCGACTTCGCCGGTTCGACGCTGGTTCACTCCGTCGGTGGCTGGGCCGCTCTCGCCGGTGCTCTGGTTCTCGGTCCGCGCCTCGGCAAGTATGGCACCGACGGTTCGGTTCATCCGATGCCGGGTTCCAACATCCCGCTCGCCGTTCTCGGTACCTTCATCCTGTGGCTCGGCTGGTTCGGCTTCAACGGCGGTTCGCAGCTCGCCCTCGGCTCCATCGCCGATGCGGGTGATGTTTCGAAGATCTTCGTCAACACCAACCTCGCAGCCTGCGCCGGCGCCGTCATCGTCATGATCCTTCTGCAGATCATCTACAAGAAGGTCGACGTCACCATGGTCCTCAACGGCGCTCTCGCCGGCCTGGTCTCGATCACGGCCGAGCCGCTGACGCCGTCCGTTCCGGCCGCGCTGTTCATCGGCGCCATCGGCGGCGTCATCGTCGTTGCCGTTGTTCCGCTGCTCGACAAGCTGAAGATCGACGACGTTGTCGGTGCGATCCCGGTTCACCTTTGCGCCGGTATCTGGGGCACGTTCATCGTTCCGCTCACCAATGACGGCACGAGCTTCGGCACCCAGATCATCGGTATCGTCGCCATCGGCGTCTTCACCTTCGTGGTCTCCCTGGTCATCTGGTTCATCCTCAAGGCCATCATGGGCATCCGCGTCTCGCCGGAAGAAGAGACCGAAGGTCTCGACAAGGCGGAAATCGGCGTCGAAGCCTATCCGGAATTCATGTAA
- a CDS encoding P-II family nitrogen regulator, whose protein sequence is MGNQMKIVMAIIKPFKLDEVREALTAVGIQGLTVTEVKGYGRQKGHTEIYRGTEYAVSFLPKLKIEVAVAADVVEKAVEAIASSAKTGQIGDGKIFVYSIEQAVRIRTGETDSEAL, encoded by the coding sequence ATGGGAAACCAGATGAAAATTGTGATGGCCATCATAAAGCCGTTCAAGCTGGATGAGGTGCGCGAGGCCCTCACCGCAGTCGGCATTCAGGGCCTGACCGTGACCGAAGTGAAGGGTTACGGCCGGCAGAAAGGACACACCGAGATCTATCGCGGCACGGAATACGCCGTCAGCTTTCTTCCCAAGCTGAAGATCGAGGTCGCGGTTGCTGCCGACGTGGTGGAAAAGGCTGTCGAGGCGATCGCCTCTTCCGCAAAGACCGGCCAGATCGGTGACGGCAAGATCTTTGTCTATTCCATCGAACAGGCCGTGCGCATCCGCACCGGCGAAACCGATTCCGAAGCGCTGTAA